The window AGATAAAGGTGATAGCCAGAGTCAACAGACACAGGAAAAATGTCACCACTGGAGGATTTTGGGGTACATAATCCCTGAGGTTGGTCACCGGCTGCCAGAAACCCATCATCACACTCCATATACACCTGTGCCGAACTGTAAACAAAAGTCAGTCAGATAGAGAAGTTTCTACAAGTGGGTTTCCTTCATGGACTTTGGTCGGTAGTTAGACCCTGGTCCACACATTGGATTACCTAAAGCAAGATAGTTCAGGACTGTTTGTGTTCATCTGTGATTCAGAAGAATATAGCTTTTTACAGGTCTTTGTCTTTCACACATTTAGTTTGGTTAATGTAGCCCACATCATTTTAAGATGAATGACATTCAAAACAAGATTAAACACGCTGTTGATTTATGTTAAATTGCCATATGCCTTAACCCGTCTAACAGCTGACAACTTTTTGCACAAATGTTTGGAACACGACGAATAGCATATATTTAGCTAGTCCACACCATAGACCgtatatatacataaatgaGTGCGCATTACCGAGCATTAGGGCACGTGTAACTTGTTTACCATATCAACAAACGAGCTCCATTGAAAAATAACGTTACTGCTTACAACGTTAGGTTACTGTTATTGTAATGTTGCAAACCAACGAGTTAATAGTACACTTCATACCTTGAATTTAAGCATCCTCCTATTATCACGTCGTTAGTTTGGGTAATTACCTGAGTTACGCGACCGTTAGTGAACAGCAGATCGAGATTTTAAGATGTTTAAAGTTCAGTTCAAGCTGTTCATAGATAACATCACGACCGCGCTGTCATTTTACGACAGTACGCCACCATGACGACGACCATGACGCTATTCACGTGACGGACACAGACCATGGACCAGACTGTTTTCATAACCAATgcgtttgatttattttagcaAACTATTTCATACACATAGGTCGCTTTCCCAAAACTCTCCCAgtatttattgcttttcttaaaagcaaaaaaagtaattaaacaaaaacaaaaaagccaaACAAATGTAGCCTACACATTTATGAACACCTCAACTCTTTGAGTGGTCACTTCTGATGtcactttatacttctactccactacattttggaagccaatgATGTagtttattccactacatttatctgaaagctttagttactagttactttattcattcatattgtAACCTTTACACactataaaatatgaattagtAAGTCCTGAAAAAAGTTATTCCTCCACATTCACCAGCTGTGATGAATACAGATATGCAGCAAAAAGCATTATCCAGTAATTTCATATATATGTTTCCATTATGGGCCATCACAGATGACAATGTTACTTTATATTTCTTACTTTAAGTGCATTTTGATGTAaattattttgtactttttcttcaGTAAGATGTTGAATACCTGACTTGTACTAGTCTTTTTACAATGTAGTATTGCTATAAagctacttaagtaaaagatctgagtacttcttacacGTGTTTATAAAATGCAGTAGATGTGTAGCCACTTAGTTGTCCATTTCggcacattttcaaataacatgtgatttgttttttgggaCAATATAATGGCCTTGACTTCTTCCTACAGTTTAGAGTGGCACTATTTTATTAGGCTATTGTGACAAACATATTTTGCCACAACCACAATACTAATTTAAATGAAGCAGTAGAGAACATGAAGACATTACATATCATACAATTCAACAATCTGagcattttatttagaaaatgatttgaaaaaataataccCAAATCAAATAACATTGTAAATTATtacaataattagaaaaactATAAGACATTTGAATTCATGTGACATACCTTCTTTATCTGTATTATTGACCCGTTTTTCTCAAAACAAGGGTGTTATGTGAAAAGAAATGTCAAGATAAATGCAGCACAATTGAAACAAGTGGGATTTATATGTAAAGTTATTgagcaaacaaaacatgaaaatcagATATGTAGTTCACACTGCAACTGatgaatttatatttatactttgtgtgCTTTAATTATGAAATGGTGCATAACTGTAATACCTCCTGAATATCATTGCCACTCCTCTGAGAATCCTTAACATGCATATTGAGTTCATAAAAGTGGAGTCACACTGAATCAAAGTATCATTTCCCTTTGTCAAAACTTCAAACTGCCGGCAGTTTTTTACCATTGGTCACGCCAATGATATATTCAGTGTTATAAAACTAAGGATTCCAGGTGACTTTTATCGGCTTGAATGCCCAAGTATCGGGGTGCCCCATGTGCATCAGGTCTTTGTAAGGGGAAGTGCTCCACTGGAAGGGTGGCACCTGGTCCCATGTTGGCCCACTCACTGCCATCATCACGTAGTCACGAAACATCCCGTAGGAGGTCATCTGAACAGGAACACACAATGCATCAGATttagcaaacacacaaaaaagagtTGGGTAAGCATGGGCAGAGATATGGGCGACAGGAAAAAGATAAATGGGAAATATAAAAACCTTCATGTCTGTTCCTCCATGCGATCTCTGCCTTAAGGCGCCAAAGGGATATGTTCCGTTAGCCGGGTTCAGGTCTGAACGGGCTGAGATAGCATTCTCTCCATTTCCAGGTGGATTGCAGCCTTCACACTTTGACAATGGATCTTCCTTGAAGTTATTATACCTGAGGAGAAGACATGGGattgcattaaataaaatacatttttattagcaTATAAAAAGTGTAATGTTAAAGTTTGCTTGTACCTCATAAGGCGGATCATTGAGTCCACATCTGTGACAGCTGTCTGGTTTCTTCTGAATATCTGAGCGCGAGGATTCTGGTCCAGAGAGAACCACGGGCCGTACTTCTCGACCAGCTCATTGCAGCCACTTGCATTGAATATTTCCTCATAGTACCtaagagaaaatacaaacaaaagaagGTTTTACATGtaacacattaaaaacacatgtgatCTAAAGTATATGTTTatgtaaaacctttaaaatggTTACTCACGGTATGTTGTAACTTGCCCAGTACCCTTTCTCCAGCAGTTCCTGAGTTTTATCTTTGAAAACAACTTGTCCCCTGCAGcattaaaagatacaaaagTGATTTAGAAGTCATGATAATGTAATACTGAAGTAATGTATGACGAAAGACTTACGGGATCTGTTCCAGCACAACAAAGAGCTCCTCTTTAATGTCAGTCTTCCCTGGAGTGAAGTGGTTATAGTCCACAATCATCCACTGGTTATTATACCTacaaattacacacacagtctcaAATGAGCATAAAACCTTTACCCTAATAGCATTAACtgatgttgttcttttttatttgactgtatAATCATGTAATTGATGAAGTCACTTATTCAGTAGTTCACAACAAAGAAACAGCCTGATTGCAGCTGTGTAAACCAACTGACTTCTCATGCTGATAAAAAGCCTGTTTCTGCTTCCTTATCCTATCAATCCACATGACAGAATGAGGTCACACAAAACCACATCTTATCTTTGTCATGCAATGGAATTGTTAAAACGGAACATAAGGACAACAGATTAAATGGAGACAAAGTGTCCTACGTGCATCTTTGTCAAGTTATAAGCAGAGCCAAGTTTATACAAACTGCATACCAATAGGCAAACATGCTCTATTACGGCAGGTGTGGTTCATACAAAAAAGATTAGAGTttaaacatttgacttttaacaAGTACAATTGCACCATTTCAATAGATTACATTTAACCAGTCTGCATCATCACATATATCACAATATCCCCCATTTAAATGCTTTTCattaatcagaaatactttattaatcccacacTGGGACATTTTTCCAAGTTAAAGAAAGGAGAAGTTAGGATAAAAATAGTCAAGAAGCAACATTTGTGGCATGGAGAGTGCATTAACCTTTTTCctcactgatgctgttttcctGTTAGCCTTGCACCTACATTATGAGCCTATTGTAGGTTCAGGGTGTCTGCAGGTTTTAACAAGTgcaattttagacttttttagaccttttttagACCATCATGGGTTAAATTTAAGACCTTCACgaagtattaaaaaaagaaataacaaagccagattgccgtcaatttacatttattgtcaatgaaacaaacatattatttacattatttacatgcttttaagCTCTGCACTTTTGGTGGCAATTTCATCCCCCAGAACCTTCAGCTGGGAGAGCTTGTCTTTGGCAGCCCTCCTCAgagcatttgattttgaaatcagatgtgcCATTTTGCTCCCAGCCTTGCCCTCTGCTTGCTCTGCCAACTCATCTGCCTCTTTGCCCAGGCTCTCAGTAACTTTATGTAGACTGTCCCTCTTGACTTTCAGGTCTTGTAACTGCTCCTCCGCGTGTGCCCTTTTCTtcccttgtgtctctgtctccttcttcttcctctgttcgtCCAAATGCACACGGTACCGTGACCTGGCAGCCATGACAGATTTCATTAGGTCAGGTGTAAGTGGAACCTTGGTAACGCCCCCATGTATTGCAACGTAGTCGTAAACAAGCCTGTGTGCGACcaatgtttctttttgcatATTCTCCGTCTCGATCTCTTTGTTCACTGAGAAGCCTCTCTCTACAGACGCCTGACCATGAGAAAGCAGTAAAAGGGTCTTGCAAAACGCCCAAAGATCTGGGTATGCCTTGCCGATGAAGCCATGAAGGAAGACATCTAGCCTCTTTTGCATTGGCTTGAAGGAGATGAAATCTTCATGCCTGCACtccacagacaacgcagcatcGAACTGTTGGAGAATGGTGTCCCCTGAgacaaaaagatgtaaaaataaatttactTATGGCTTCCATTTAGTCATCACCATTGTGGCTTTCCTTACAGCTCTGTGGGGGTACagtctttaaaccacacaaaacgGGTGCATGGAAATGATTTGCTGGAGTAACCTAACTTAAGAGATCTACACTCAAATATATTGTGATCATATTTtgacatacaataaatactgaTCAGTTGCTAAATGCAGatgctaaatataatatacaagatTATCTGAAAGTGGCACGCATAATTTTCCTCAGCCCTTTTTAGAACTCCTAGTACCAGCACAAACTCCTCCTGCCAGCTGCCTGTTGAGCAGAAATGTCTGCACAAGTCCCTTCATCTTTGCCTTGCAGCCGTCTGGATCACTGCTCATCACTGTGGGGTCTAGACAATCCATCTGCCTAACggtactgtacttaagaggACTCTTCTCCTGTACTTTCTTCACCATGCTTGAGAGTCCTTGCATGCAGTCCCTTTTAAATTCAAGAATCCTGAGGTCTGAACTTTTGCTGTTCTGTACAGAGAAATGCGAAAGGAATGTAAGCAAAAATGCTGTACACATGGGCTTCCCCCTGATAATCTTTGACATTAAGCTATTAGTACCTTGAGGGCCTCCTCAGCACCCAAGCCAATATCAACACAGTGCACCGGCATCAAGATATTCTTGTCACCTATGTCCAGTTTGGTAAGCTGGGCTGTGGTgatgtcctgcagaacctctcGTTTCACGAAACGACGCATCAGACTCTGTTGGAcgataacaaaagaaacatttcaattacataattACTTTGCAAAATACTGTGTACCATTTTGACTGTTGTAGATTTGctgtgaatgtgtctttgttcacaactgtatttgtttaattacaggCCTACATAATGCTTTACTTTTGAGCTGGCGGTGTAatggggtgggtgggtgggctGGCATCATAACCACACCAAAACTCTCaaaatcaatataatgcaaTCATAAAATCCATACATCCATTTCATGACAGTTTCCTAAATAATGTTCTGCTCATTAGAAAAGGCATTACCTTGATCAACTCTGCCAGATCTTTGCCTAGGTAAGGCATCACCGGCTCCTCAGTCTGGTATTTCCTCTAAAACGGATCAAACAGCTGGGCGATGCTCCTGAAAAACTGCAGCTTAGGTAGAGTCAGGGGATCTTTCTGGGCTTCTTCGATTACAGCAAAGCTTCCAGTGCCAGGATTTGGAAGCTCCTTTCTCCTCACAGCATTGGTGTACACCAGCATAGATGACCAGATATCCAACGCTCGTATCACGACAGGCAGGTTTTCCAGCCATCGGTGCCCACACCATGCCAACGGGAAGCGGGTAGACCTGGTGGTCTTCTCGTAGTCCTCTCGTCTTGCGGGAACATTATGCAACAATGTGTGCAAGGCCCTGAGGATCTTGTCCACCTGCCACGATGAGAAGCCTGTTTTAAAGTCATTGTGTACGGTGTGTAACCCGCAGCTACCAACAGATATGAGCTGAGAACCAGCGTACAGGTCAGCATATTCCGCCTGGAACAGCTCAAAGAACTTAAAATTTACATTTGGACCATCCATTGAGATCGAAATCAGCTTGCTGAGGTCCAGGTGGCCCGCACATTCCTAAgggaaggaaacaaatcaaccagtcaattaaattagcatatatttaaacaacaaaatcacacacacaggcaatagTTATGTGCAGCTAGCATACAAATAAGTAATGGGAGCAGAATGTAAAGGTTGGCCAATGAAAAGGAGGCATGTACAAATTATGATTAAGAGAAGGCAATTTAATACACAGATGTCCTcattcattctctcacacagcAATTGCAGAGCACTActtcagaaaatgaataaaccaaatctcccaatgatcaaaatattttcactaAGAAACGTTTTGGACATGGTGACAGAGACAACTGTATATGCGGATCAGACGCGCAGCCACACACCTTCCGATTTTAAATGGAGCCCCTTTTCATAACAGGAGATGAAATCGTTCGTCGGTCTTTGCATTACGTTTGGGATCATAAAACTACCGCAACACGGAAGTTGTATGATCCCTGCCGTAATGCAGAGACCGACGAATAACATACATCCCCAACAATGACAAATCAACTATGCTGCGTTACGCAGCAACCAACATCTGGGgccatgttgttgttatgcaaCAACCGGTGCTGGGGGAAATGTTGCGTTACGATAAACCCGGTGTGACAGGTGGCTACCCCGTAACAAGATGTTACTCCAGATGTAAGAAACGCAGCGATTGGCCAAAAGTACTTCTATTAATTTTAATCAAGAGTGACATTTTTACGACCAATCAGtggataaaaataatacaaaaaaagcacttaCTTTGATCTCCTTCAGCAAGTCGTTTGCTGTGGCATGGCCCATAAATTGTGAGCCCAGGTACCGGGACTGTACCTGGCCGTCATCCCAGTACCTTACGTGAAGGTCCAGTTGCTTCCTCTTTGTTGCGTGGTTAAGACTTTCGTCAAACATAATGAC of the Eleginops maclovinus isolate JMC-PN-2008 ecotype Puerto Natales chromosome 12, JC_Emac_rtc_rv5, whole genome shotgun sequence genome contains:
- the LOC134873381 gene encoding uncharacterized protein LOC134873381 gives rise to the protein MPYLGKDLAELIKSLMRRFVKREVLQDITTAQLTKLDIGDKNILMPVHCVDIGLGAEEALKNSKSSDLRILEFKRDCMQGLSSMVKKVQEKSPLKYSTVRQMDCLDPTVMSSDPDGCKAKMKGLVQTFLLNRQLAGGVCAGDTILQQFDAALSVECRHEDFISFKPMQKRLDVFLHGFIGKAYPDLWAFCKTLLLLSHGQASVERGFSVNKEIETENMQKETLVAHRLVYDYVAIHGGVTKVPLTPDLMKSVMAARSRYRVHLDEQRKKKETETQGKKRAHAEEQLQDLKVKRDSLHKVTESLGKEADELAEQAEGKAGSKMAHLISKSNALRRAAKDKLSQLKVLGDEIATKSAELKSM